In Leptospira selangorensis, the following are encoded in one genomic region:
- a CDS encoding motility associated factor glycosyltransferase family protein, producing the protein MKEFRSDLLEKNLASLRSFAPEASERIGSSRIDFEIVPTKTEDPSLKIGNVLLHSSMDPRKEAERQLVDLKKGDEERAFLFFGAGLGYSIQYTLGFDKIICVWMEPFPEIIKAAFSLFDFSPMILSGKLRIFLPPYEESAFYEGFKGISGYPVSFIPHRGSLQWKKEEYQELRFLAETFFHKKDVNTATLTRFEKVWTGNFIRNLPELVDMQPINGLFDLCKSKVDIVVCGAGPSLYLSLQELKEYRENFLLIAVDTALLILQKSGIDPDLVFSVDPQPLNSKYLEGYSGNTKFIFDPTTSYHSLRMPYIGKNHFLTSSPFPWIKLLENASENGLGAVDFGGSVSTNAASLAEKMDARSILLLGQDLSFPGSQAHCKGAILEERLNFLESRTQRREHHNYKQMTALPPKWIESVEGKKLRTNEKLLIFKKWFEERQKDRPWANLGKDGAKLEGIKNITFKEWFQQNPSNTKEVFEIKEKILVLLSSKIDGKKVSEELNKIRTELKEFRVQVSTGEVLSEKIYDLIQNGEKDKESIRKALHEISVIDDRISSKKGLTEFLGISLQRVILAITEGYDTELTLEEKKNERLAVAKKSLLLYSGLKKSTEMNLQLISKAVRRFLV; encoded by the coding sequence ATGAAAGAATTTAGGTCGGATTTACTTGAAAAAAATTTGGCCTCACTCCGCAGCTTCGCGCCGGAAGCCTCTGAGAGGATTGGATCTTCCCGGATCGATTTTGAGATTGTTCCTACAAAAACGGAAGATCCTAGTTTAAAGATCGGTAATGTCCTTTTGCATAGTTCTATGGATCCGCGTAAGGAAGCTGAAAGGCAACTTGTGGATCTGAAAAAAGGTGACGAAGAAAGAGCGTTTCTGTTTTTCGGAGCAGGTCTCGGTTATTCCATACAATATACATTAGGATTTGATAAAATAATATGCGTATGGATGGAACCTTTTCCGGAGATTATCAAGGCGGCATTTTCGCTTTTCGATTTTTCTCCCATGATCCTTTCCGGGAAGTTAAGGATATTTCTTCCTCCATACGAAGAATCCGCATTTTACGAAGGTTTTAAGGGGATCTCAGGTTATCCCGTAAGTTTTATTCCTCATAGAGGAAGTTTACAATGGAAGAAGGAAGAATACCAAGAACTTAGATTTTTAGCCGAGACATTCTTTCATAAAAAAGACGTAAACACTGCTACATTAACCAGATTCGAGAAGGTCTGGACCGGGAATTTTATCCGGAATCTTCCTGAACTTGTGGATATGCAGCCTATAAACGGATTATTCGATTTATGCAAATCTAAGGTGGATATAGTTGTTTGTGGTGCTGGGCCTTCTCTCTATCTATCCTTACAAGAACTGAAAGAATATAGAGAAAATTTTCTATTGATCGCAGTAGATACGGCACTTCTTATCCTACAAAAATCGGGAATAGATCCGGATCTTGTATTTAGTGTGGATCCTCAACCCTTAAATTCGAAATATCTAGAAGGATATTCCGGAAATACAAAATTTATATTCGATCCCACTACCTCCTATCATTCATTAAGAATGCCTTATATAGGTAAAAATCATTTTCTGACTTCTTCCCCTTTTCCCTGGATCAAACTTTTAGAGAATGCTTCCGAAAATGGGTTGGGGGCAGTGGATTTCGGAGGTTCCGTTTCTACAAATGCAGCTAGTCTTGCGGAGAAGATGGATGCGAGATCCATTTTACTTTTGGGGCAAGACCTTTCTTTTCCCGGTTCTCAGGCACATTGTAAAGGAGCGATCTTAGAAGAAAGATTGAATTTTTTGGAATCCAGAACCCAAAGAAGAGAGCATCATAATTATAAACAAATGACCGCTTTACCCCCTAAGTGGATCGAATCTGTGGAAGGGAAAAAACTTAGGACCAATGAGAAACTTCTAATCTTCAAAAAATGGTTCGAAGAAAGACAAAAAGATCGCCCTTGGGCCAATCTGGGAAAAGACGGAGCCAAGCTCGAAGGTATCAAGAATATTACATTTAAAGAATGGTTTCAACAAAATCCTTCGAATACAAAAGAGGTTTTTGAGATCAAAGAGAAGATCCTGGTCCTTCTATCTTCTAAGATCGACGGCAAAAAAGTATCGGAAGAATTAAACAAAATCCGCACCGAGTTAAAGGAATTCAGAGTACAAGTTTCTACAGGAGAAGTTCTTTCCGAAAAAATTTATGACCTCATCCAAAACGGGGAAAAGGATAAAGAGTCTATTCGAAAAGCATTACATGAGATTTCTGTAATAGACGATCGGATCAGTTCTAAAAAAGGACTCACAGAATTTTTAGGGATCAGCTTACAAAGAGTGATCTTAGCGATTACGGAAGGTTACGACACTGAACTTACATTAGAAGAGAAGAAGAATGAAAGACTTGCGGTCGCAAAAAAGAGTCTTCTACTTTATTCCGGATTAAAAAAGAGTACGGAAATGAATCTACAGCTGATCAGTAAGGCTGTGAGGCGTTTTTTAGTATAA
- a CDS encoding penicillin-binding protein, protein MDYNLLNRKRFTILFVLLCVFFSGLLVRVGYLVFFNDREIAFKNGERILRGAIYDRRGIELALSIDSSTIGIYPGNVYDPNFTAVQISPYLDIPPEKIESLIREKSRYFLLKREIDDTTASRIMEMALPGVRREREFKRVYPHGSLAASLVGFTGMDDDKALSGLEYYYNQELMTPTEADSARGANVHLTLDGLIQFKLEKSLGKRFEEAGAKRAVGLLMEIHTGRILAMASFPSFDPNRYSSFEEYSHTNWAIRHVYEPGSTMKIFLASILLNENLIHPNEKFDCPGYVDYGKTRIKCTHVHGKVNLEEILQYSCNAGIIKAAAKIPNDVLYEYMKRFRFGDRAGLLPNESVGYMPILNKWTPTTPMFMAIGQGISVTPIQLVASAASIVNGGRFITPRVVSHITDSYGEVLQEFQSEETPVGIKEYSTERLLKAMTRVVQAGTGKNAYIQEYSIAGKTGTGQKAVSGRGYQDGLWSASFLGFFPADKPKVVGLILFDEPKGDSHTGGGLAAPVFREVVENIIPIIEQGERTVNVNLPKLERKPLTAKSERIPDLVGRSKREVVELLAPLGVPYKLHGSGFCYEQDPSPGSSYEGKRINVFFQ, encoded by the coding sequence ATGGATTATAACCTTCTCAATCGAAAAAGATTCACCATCTTATTCGTTCTACTATGTGTATTCTTCTCCGGGCTTTTAGTCAGAGTAGGTTATCTAGTATTTTTTAACGATAGAGAGATCGCATTCAAGAATGGAGAAAGGATCTTAAGAGGAGCTATCTATGATAGAAGAGGGATTGAATTGGCATTGTCCATTGATTCTTCTACCATCGGGATCTATCCTGGAAATGTTTATGATCCGAATTTCACTGCGGTTCAAATTTCTCCTTATCTAGATATTCCTCCCGAGAAGATAGAGTCGCTGATCAGAGAAAAAAGCAGATATTTTCTTTTGAAAAGGGAGATAGATGATACAACTGCAAGTCGTATCATGGAGATGGCCCTTCCTGGAGTGAGAAGGGAAAGGGAATTTAAAAGAGTTTATCCTCACGGAAGTTTAGCCGCAAGTCTTGTCGGCTTTACTGGGATGGACGATGATAAAGCTCTCTCCGGTCTAGAATATTATTATAATCAAGAATTGATGACACCTACTGAAGCAGATTCTGCAAGAGGTGCGAATGTACATTTGACTCTGGATGGACTTATCCAATTCAAATTAGAAAAATCTTTAGGAAAAAGATTCGAAGAAGCAGGAGCAAAAAGAGCAGTAGGACTTCTGATGGAGATCCATACCGGAAGAATATTGGCAATGGCCAGTTTTCCTTCTTTTGATCCGAACCGTTATTCATCTTTCGAAGAATATTCCCACACAAATTGGGCGATCCGGCATGTATATGAACCCGGATCGACCATGAAAATTTTCCTGGCAAGTATTCTTCTTAACGAAAACTTAATACACCCCAACGAAAAATTCGATTGTCCGGGATATGTGGATTATGGAAAGACAAGGATCAAGTGTACCCATGTTCACGGAAAAGTGAATCTCGAAGAGATATTACAATATTCATGTAATGCAGGAATTATCAAAGCGGCCGCAAAGATACCGAACGACGTACTTTATGAATATATGAAACGATTCCGTTTCGGAGATAGAGCCGGACTTCTACCGAACGAATCCGTCGGGTATATGCCTATCTTAAACAAATGGACTCCGACTACTCCGATGTTCATGGCGATCGGGCAAGGAATTTCAGTAACTCCGATCCAGTTAGTCGCATCTGCAGCTTCCATCGTAAACGGAGGAAGATTCATCACGCCTAGAGTAGTTTCCCATATCACTGATTCTTATGGAGAAGTCCTACAAGAATTCCAATCCGAAGAAACTCCGGTAGGTATCAAAGAATATTCCACCGAAAGATTATTGAAAGCAATGACTAGAGTTGTACAAGCCGGAACAGGAAAAAATGCGTACATACAAGAATATTCCATCGCAGGAAAAACAGGAACGGGACAAAAGGCAGTTTCCGGCCGAGGTTACCAAGATGGATTATGGTCCGCTTCCTTTTTGGGATTTTTCCCCGCAGACAAACCTAAAGTGGTCGGGTTAATCCTTTTTGACGAACCTAAAGGAGATAGCCATACTGGAGGAGGACTCGCAGCTCCAGTATTCAGGGAAGTGGTGGAGAATATTATACCGATCATAGAACAGGGAGAAAGAACGGTTAATGTTAATCTTCCTAAGTTGGAACGAAAACCTCTTACTGCAAAATCAGAACGTATACCTGATCTGGTTGGAAGAAGTAAAAGAGAAGTAGTGGAATTATTAGCTCCTTTGGGAGTTCCTTATAAACTTCACGGAAGCGGCTTCTGCTATGAACAAGATCCTTCTCCTGGTTCATCTTATGAAGGTAAAAGGATAAACGTATTCTTCCAATGA
- the lepB gene encoding signal peptidase I, producing the protein MKFDSDIIRSIRHSVFRWIKLSFPILFAIFFILYFRIFVIQFYLISGTSMMPSYKENDWVLVKKWGFPAQIGPWVLYILEPDVDRFDVLVLDGIGAELSLKRVVGLPGDFFRFSEGRILINDSSLEEPFLNSGYKTQAPSASILPVIGVSGNIGIGDSGRIPPGYVLVLGDNREFSTDSRNYGLIPFKKLRGKVISSF; encoded by the coding sequence ATGAAATTTGATTCAGATATAATCCGTTCGATCAGGCATTCCGTATTTCGTTGGATCAAACTTTCTTTTCCGATCTTATTTGCAATATTCTTCATATTATATTTTAGGATTTTTGTGATCCAATTCTACCTGATCAGCGGCACAAGTATGATGCCTAGTTATAAAGAAAACGATTGGGTCTTGGTCAAAAAGTGGGGTTTTCCTGCTCAGATCGGTCCTTGGGTTTTATATATTCTAGAGCCTGATGTAGATAGATTTGATGTATTAGTTTTGGATGGGATTGGAGCAGAACTAAGTTTAAAAAGAGTAGTAGGACTTCCCGGAGATTTTTTCAGATTTTCAGAAGGTAGAATTTTGATAAATGACTCTTCTTTAGAAGAACCCTTCTTGAATTCAGGCTATAAGACCCAAGCTCCTTCTGCATCTATTCTACCCGTGATCGGAGTCTCTGGAAATATAGGTATAGGAGACTCAGGTAGGATCCCACCGGGTTACGTTTTGGTCTTGGGAGATAACCGAGAATTCTCCACAGATTCCAGAAATTATGGCCTAATTCCTTTCAAAAAGTTGAGAGGGAAGGTAATCTCCAGCTTTTAA
- a CDS encoding acyltransferase family protein, whose amino-acid sequence MKSYILSIFASKKGEIESLNGIRAIGILMVMTNHLWVFSRKAMGEMPFWLSWFAENQTTIVDVFFVLGGFLNYGGILQSYKKENSFPYRKFIINRSLRILPAYYVALAFSYYYFYKQSENLKHIQNPSPDLLWLITKGQKALDYVWADGIFLSNFFPRVLDVGWYISLEQQVYFLMVVLGPFFLFSKTRKVRVIILSMIYIIPFLSRCYLYSKGQMNAEALFWTENRFDSMIAGMLLAEYVDYKPIGESLGKLKYSIIGITAIVFILISYSFDWDHIIRLTLANNFFNIALALIIFLAIQKEGIFKTILGLPIFRPLSRITFTVYLWNIPLMGVATGWALRGETIITLSVLPKLFIICFGFAILVSWPIFLLIEQPFIWWKEKPKVLENKNEAKTV is encoded by the coding sequence ATGAAATCCTATATACTGTCCATCTTTGCTTCTAAAAAAGGGGAAATAGAATCATTAAATGGAATCAGAGCAATCGGGATTTTGATGGTAATGACCAACCATCTTTGGGTTTTCTCACGGAAAGCAATGGGAGAAATGCCTTTTTGGTTATCTTGGTTTGCGGAAAACCAAACCACTATTGTGGATGTATTTTTTGTATTGGGAGGCTTTCTGAATTACGGAGGTATACTCCAATCTTATAAAAAAGAAAATAGTTTTCCTTATCGAAAGTTTATCATCAACCGTTCTTTACGAATACTTCCCGCTTATTACGTAGCATTAGCTTTTTCTTATTATTATTTTTATAAACAATCGGAAAACCTAAAACATATACAAAATCCTAGTCCGGACTTGCTTTGGCTGATAACGAAAGGGCAGAAGGCGCTGGATTATGTTTGGGCTGACGGTATCTTCTTATCCAACTTCTTTCCCAGAGTTTTGGATGTTGGTTGGTACATTTCCTTAGAGCAGCAGGTCTACTTTTTGATGGTAGTTTTGGGCCCTTTCTTCTTGTTCTCTAAGACTAGAAAAGTCAGAGTGATCATATTATCTATGATATATATTATCCCTTTCTTATCTAGATGTTATCTATATTCCAAAGGTCAAATGAATGCTGAGGCTCTCTTTTGGACCGAGAACAGATTCGATTCAATGATCGCCGGGATGCTTTTAGCGGAATATGTGGATTATAAACCGATAGGAGAAAGTTTAGGAAAACTTAAATATTCTATAATCGGAATCACTGCGATCGTGTTTATATTGATCTCTTATTCTTTCGATTGGGATCATATCATTCGATTGACTCTTGCTAATAATTTTTTCAATATCGCCTTGGCTTTAATTATCTTCCTGGCAATCCAGAAAGAAGGTATATTTAAAACTATCTTAGGATTACCTATCTTTCGCCCATTATCTAGGATAACATTTACGGTTTATCTTTGGAATATACCTTTGATGGGGGTTGCGACCGGATGGGCTCTCAGGGGAGAAACAATAATTACCTTGAGTGTGCTTCCTAAACTTTTTATCATCTGTTTTGGTTTTGCGATCTTGGTTTCTTGGCCGATTTTTTTACTGATAGAGCAACCTTTTATCTGGTGGAAAGAAAAACCGAAAGTTTTGGAAAATAAGAACGAGGCTAAGACTGTATAG
- a CDS encoding LIMLP_15305 family protein produces the protein MTSNSPISQYVSRFKAEKGKILSFLSAFPFYGEVLKNHQYYETDRMARNELSKKLDSLKEPIRRIEENFVRERRMDLIGSTEVLLSVLERLKNEIIGASYGLNGLGAGFKATESELEALAEWDYSLIHHAEELSTKVKSPNFPPEVSVDTVRDWVSSFRSELDEFDSALKSRKDVFLKR, from the coding sequence ATGACTTCTAACAGCCCGATCTCACAATATGTTTCCAGATTCAAAGCGGAGAAAGGAAAGATCTTATCCTTTCTTTCTGCGTTTCCTTTTTATGGAGAAGTCTTAAAGAACCATCAATATTACGAAACGGATAGGATGGCTCGAAATGAATTGTCCAAAAAATTGGATTCTCTCAAGGAACCTATTCGCAGGATCGAAGAAAATTTCGTCCGAGAAAGAAGAATGGACCTAATCGGTTCTACAGAGGTCTTACTTTCTGTCTTAGAAAGGCTCAAAAACGAAATTATTGGAGCAAGTTACGGTTTAAACGGATTAGGTGCCGGTTTCAAAGCGACCGAATCAGAGTTGGAAGCTTTGGCAGAATGGGATTATTCATTGATCCATCATGCAGAAGAATTATCCACAAAAGTAAAATCTCCGAACTTCCCTCCGGAAGTTTCAGTAGACACAGTCCGGGACTGGGTTAGTAGTTTTAGATCCGAATTGGATGAGTTCGATTCCGCCTTAAAAAGTAGAAAGGATGTCTTCTTAAAACGATAA
- a CDS encoding SPFH domain-containing protein, translating into MALIDVIKYEGKPGEIVWKFPRNDISTFGQLVVNESQEAIFFKEGKALDIFGPGTHTLKTGNVPILENLVNLPFGGQTPFTAEVVYVNKALIQLKWGTPAPIQVEDPKYTITLGVRANGAYNIKIVDSKAFAVGVVGARGAYSQDEVDSFLRPMIITRLSDFLAEVVLKSGEPITRLNQHLEEASSAGKTKIQPDFSKYGIEVLDFFVQSINFDQNDPNFQKIQKILTEKFEIDALGGMYQQKRMLDIGEAAAKNEGGNAGQGMSAGMGLGMGMNMGNMMAGMMGQNNAGGNSNQNDATARLTKLKSMLDQGLISQEEFDAKKKDILNSI; encoded by the coding sequence ATGGCATTAATAGACGTAATAAAATACGAAGGAAAACCGGGAGAGATCGTATGGAAGTTTCCCCGTAACGATATCAGTACCTTCGGACAGTTGGTAGTGAACGAAAGCCAGGAAGCTATCTTTTTTAAAGAAGGTAAGGCTCTGGATATTTTCGGACCTGGAACTCATACTTTAAAAACAGGAAACGTTCCTATCTTAGAAAACTTAGTGAACCTTCCTTTCGGAGGCCAAACTCCTTTTACTGCAGAAGTAGTTTATGTCAATAAGGCTCTTATCCAATTAAAATGGGGAACTCCTGCGCCCATCCAAGTAGAAGATCCTAAATACACGATCACACTTGGAGTAAGAGCAAACGGTGCTTATAATATCAAGATCGTGGACTCCAAAGCATTTGCGGTAGGAGTAGTCGGTGCAAGAGGAGCTTATTCACAAGACGAGGTGGATAGTTTCTTAAGACCAATGATCATCACTAGACTAAGCGATTTCTTGGCAGAAGTCGTTTTAAAATCCGGAGAACCGATCACTCGTCTTAACCAACATTTAGAAGAAGCTTCTTCCGCAGGAAAGACAAAGATCCAACCCGACTTCTCCAAGTACGGGATAGAAGTTTTAGATTTTTTTGTTCAATCCATCAATTTCGATCAGAACGATCCGAATTTCCAAAAGATCCAGAAAATTCTCACAGAGAAATTCGAGATCGATGCTCTGGGCGGAATGTACCAACAAAAAAGAATGTTGGATATAGGCGAAGCTGCAGCCAAGAACGAAGGTGGAAACGCAGGCCAAGGTATGTCCGCAGGTATGGGACTCGGAATGGGAATGAATATGGGGAATATGATGGCCGGTATGATGGGACAAAACAATGCCGGTGGGAATTCCAACCAGAACGATGCAACCGCGAGGCTCACAAAACTCAAGAGTATGTTGGACCAGGGCCTGATTTCTCAGGAAGAATTTGATGCCAAAAAAAAGGACATTCTAAATTCTATCTAA
- the thrC gene encoding threonine synthase has product MSLTFTKLKAEFRCINDSCGATYDLNDIVYECRKCGSLLQVSHDMGALKEKSGKEWKDLFDSRLGSVKFPNSSGIWNKREWVLPHVEDSEIVSSGEGLSHLFNSERLTKHFGLGGLWIKQCGISHTGSFKDLGMTVLLSQVKHMLNKGAKIKAVACASSGDTSAALASYAAKAGIPAIIFLPAGKVSQAQLIQPVSNGAKVIALETDFDGCMKIVKEVTKEAGIYLANSMNSLRIEGQKTIAPEIVQQLEWKVPDWIIIPGGNLGNVSALGAGFEMAKELGLIDKLPRIVLAQAENANPLYLSYLKNFEEFSPVDAKPTLASAIQIGNPVSVQKAIRTLRKFNGVVEQASEAELSEASAKTDLFGLYNDPHTGVAIAALYKLMGKGIIAKGDQVVVISTAHGLKFTEFKLKFHEGKIPGTDQKLVNVIRSCKPEVGAVMDEISGFLQLKG; this is encoded by the coding sequence ATGAGCCTTACCTTCACCAAGTTGAAAGCGGAATTTCGCTGTATCAACGATTCTTGCGGAGCAACTTACGATCTGAATGATATCGTATACGAATGTCGTAAATGCGGAAGCCTTCTTCAGGTTTCCCATGATATGGGAGCTCTTAAAGAAAAATCAGGTAAGGAATGGAAGGACCTATTCGATTCCAGATTGGGTTCGGTAAAATTTCCGAACAGTTCAGGTATCTGGAACAAAAGAGAATGGGTTCTTCCTCATGTAGAAGACTCGGAGATAGTAAGCTCGGGCGAAGGTCTTTCTCATCTATTTAATTCTGAAAGACTTACAAAACATTTCGGCCTAGGCGGTCTCTGGATCAAACAATGTGGGATCTCCCACACAGGTTCTTTTAAGGACCTAGGCATGACGGTCCTTCTCTCTCAAGTAAAACATATGTTGAATAAGGGAGCCAAGATCAAAGCAGTAGCTTGTGCAAGCTCCGGAGATACTTCTGCGGCTCTTGCTTCTTATGCTGCTAAGGCCGGGATCCCTGCGATCATTTTCCTTCCTGCCGGAAAAGTTTCCCAAGCACAATTGATCCAACCTGTTTCAAACGGCGCAAAAGTAATCGCATTGGAAACGGACTTTGACGGTTGTATGAAGATCGTTAAAGAAGTTACCAAAGAAGCCGGTATCTATCTTGCAAACTCGATGAACAGTCTTCGTATCGAAGGCCAAAAAACAATCGCACCTGAGATCGTTCAACAATTGGAATGGAAAGTTCCTGACTGGATCATTATTCCAGGAGGAAATTTAGGAAACGTATCCGCACTCGGAGCAGGTTTCGAGATGGCAAAAGAATTAGGACTGATAGATAAACTTCCTAGGATCGTTTTGGCACAGGCAGAGAATGCAAATCCTCTCTATCTTTCTTATCTGAAAAACTTTGAAGAGTTCAGTCCAGTTGATGCGAAGCCTACTCTTGCTTCTGCAATACAGATCGGAAATCCTGTATCAGTCCAAAAAGCAATTCGTACATTAAGAAAATTCAATGGGGTTGTGGAACAAGCAAGTGAAGCTGAACTTTCAGAAGCTTCTGCCAAAACCGATCTATTCGGATTATATAATGACCCTCATACGGGAGTGGCAATTGCCGCTTTATACAAACTTATGGGCAAGGGAATTATAGCAAAAGGTGATCAGGTGGTCGTAATCTCTACTGCTCACGGTTTAAAATTCACAGAATTTAAACTCAAATTCCATGAAGGAAAAATCCCGGGAACCGATCAGAAATTGGTTAACGTTATTCGATCCTGTAAGCCTGAGGTAGGAGCCGTCATGGACGAAATCAGCGGTTTCCTACAATTGAAAGGTTAA
- a CDS encoding LIC10486 family protein yields MEQNPQTSKLQEQANQMNLALESVHTEEQAIELIQGKIKDAYLLKLRIDVENKAGVVLGLLSRYKNEFLELYSLFSNSSVIRKIRTFEDFGQISHDIAEAARQEAPDPGLSDAIGRILHTKLTKQILEQYYPMWDRNDTAALVNMLENQIKTTMKINMIRVQADVEYVSSLKCRGKSFFAGIIQSIPKPPEEPAEGAAPVENLDPEKAAVMRQIETIRKGFGRVVLAKTILSPVNGIDFDDLNEGDKILLQLPSVSPEEKALAKTLGAMDKDGNVKPVIGSFVAIASGKNEYHIFAKGPAGVLLQAFEERPVRLARPKTAANAPRPAGMGAKQSESNNTLNYAILVGVVLLVGLLAFILLK; encoded by the coding sequence ATGGAACAGAATCCTCAGACAAGTAAACTCCAAGAGCAGGCAAATCAAATGAACCTTGCCTTGGAATCCGTGCATACCGAAGAGCAAGCGATCGAACTTATCCAAGGAAAAATCAAAGACGCCTATCTTCTAAAATTAAGGATCGATGTAGAGAACAAAGCCGGCGTTGTTTTAGGATTATTATCCAGATATAAAAACGAATTTTTAGAATTATATTCCTTATTCTCCAACTCTTCCGTAATCAGAAAGATCAGAACCTTCGAAGATTTCGGCCAGATCTCTCATGATATCGCTGAAGCAGCTAGACAAGAAGCTCCCGATCCAGGTCTGTCCGACGCGATAGGAAGAATTCTTCATACTAAATTAACAAAACAAATATTAGAACAATATTATCCAATGTGGGATCGTAATGATACCGCAGCTCTAGTGAATATGCTGGAGAATCAGATCAAGACTACTATGAAGATCAATATGATACGTGTCCAAGCAGATGTGGAATACGTATCTAGTTTGAAATGTAGAGGCAAAAGTTTTTTTGCAGGTATTATCCAATCCATTCCTAAACCACCAGAAGAACCTGCTGAAGGTGCTGCTCCTGTAGAAAATTTAGATCCGGAAAAAGCCGCAGTCATGCGCCAGATCGAAACTATTCGAAAAGGTTTTGGAAGAGTTGTATTAGCTAAAACGATCTTATCCCCGGTTAACGGAATAGATTTCGATGATCTAAACGAAGGAGACAAGATCCTACTACAACTTCCTTCCGTTTCGCCCGAAGAAAAAGCTTTAGCCAAAACTTTAGGTGCTATGGACAAAGATGGAAACGTAAAACCCGTAATCGGTTCTTTCGTAGCGATCGCTTCCGGTAAAAACGAATATCATATTTTTGCAAAAGGTCCTGCAGGAGTTCTTTTACAAGCATTCGAAGAAAGACCAGTTCGTCTTGCCAGACCTAAAACTGCTGCGAATGCTCCTCGCCCTGCAGGTATGGGTGCAAAACAATCCGAAAGTAATAATACCCTCAACTATGCGATTTTGGTTGGAGTAGTTCTACTAGTCGGGCTACTTGCGTTTATTCTTCTTAAATAA
- a CDS encoding VOC family protein — protein sequence MKITVMSVMVDDQEKALQFYTQVLGFEKKTDIPMEEGRWLTLVSPEQRDGVELLLEPMGFAPAKPFQKALKEAGIPWTSFGVDDVEKEYERLNKLGVEFTMKPTQMGPVKLAVLNDTCGNLIQIAQFI from the coding sequence ATGAAAATTACAGTAATGAGCGTGATGGTGGATGACCAAGAAAAGGCTCTTCAATTTTATACACAAGTTTTAGGGTTCGAAAAGAAAACTGATATTCCAATGGAAGAAGGTAGATGGCTCACTCTTGTTTCGCCTGAACAAAGAGATGGAGTGGAATTATTGTTAGAGCCTATGGGTTTCGCTCCGGCAAAACCGTTTCAAAAGGCTTTAAAGGAAGCAGGAATTCCTTGGACTTCTTTCGGTGTAGATGATGTAGAGAAAGAGTATGAAAGGCTGAATAAACTCGGAGTTGAGTTTACGATGAAACCGACACAAATGGGGCCTGTAAAACTCGCAGTCTTAAATGATACTTGTGGGAATCTGATCCAGATCGCGCAGTTTATTTAA
- a CDS encoding helix-turn-helix domain-containing protein — protein MGSELFYNQEVQRLDRKLYPRKEIINRVIGSKQFMDQNFHTKLDLDSVVGKTFLSKFHYIRLFKSCYGITPHQYLISVRLKNAKELLLKDVSVSDVCEGVGFESPSSFAGLFKKFTGLSPSSFRSKYKKAILEK, from the coding sequence ATGGGATCTGAACTTTTCTATAATCAAGAAGTTCAAAGATTAGATCGGAAATTATATCCTAGAAAAGAGATTATCAACAGGGTAATCGGATCCAAACAATTTATGGATCAAAACTTTCATACAAAGTTGGATCTGGATTCTGTTGTAGGAAAAACATTTTTATCCAAGTTCCATTATATCCGATTGTTTAAATCCTGTTACGGAATAACGCCTCACCAATATCTTATTTCCGTTCGATTGAAAAATGCAAAAGAATTACTTTTGAAAGATGTTTCGGTTTCAGATGTTTGTGAAGGAGTAGGTTTTGAAAGTCCTAGTTCTTTTGCAGGATTATTCAAAAAATTCACCGGTTTGAGTCCTTCTTCCTTTCGATCCAAATACAAAAAAGCAATTTTGGAGAAGTAA